In Papio anubis isolate 15944 chromosome 20, Panubis1.0, whole genome shotgun sequence, the genomic window CCTTTCCCTGATACTATTTTATAAACTTAAAGTCACTTTCAATTAACCCAGAAAGGAGCTTGAACCAAAGCGGTATCCAGTGGGACTTGACTATGATATTCATGCCATTTTGAAACCCATCTTAGGGTCCCAAGAATATGATCATCCTCTTCTGCCTCAGGCCCCTGTTTGTTATATACCACAGTCTTGCTTCCCTGGGTGCCAGGCCATTGACAGTGCCACGGTATCTGTTCCCCATTCTCATAGTCATGGCTGTTTGAGATTCTGCAGTAACTTAAAAGGGTAGAACTTAAGGAAATGGATTGTAGGATCTGAGTGGTTTCTATCTTTTCATGAAGACAAAGAAccttggggaaaataaaaaggatgtcTCTTAAAGCTCatctcggccgggtgcggtggctcaagcctgtaatcctagcactttgggaggccgagacgggcggatcacgaggtcagaagatcgagaccatcctggctaacacggtgaaaccccgtctctactaaaaaaatacaaaaaactagccgggcaaggtggcgggcgcctgtagtcccagctactcgggaggctgaggcaggagaatggcgtaaacccgggaggcggagcttgcagtgagctgagatccggccactgcactccagcccgggcgacagagccagactccgtctcaaaaaaaaaaaaaaaaaaaaaaaaaaagctcatctcAGAAGTTTAACATATGCATCCCCGCACAATGCCAGGACCATATTTCACAATGTTTATCCCCATTTCCATCCCCATTGCCTTTTCATCCCCATCCCCTTTAGGCTCACCATGTACAGTTGTGCAGGTTGTACACAAAGATACATGATAGTCCTCCATACGACAGTGATGTGAAGGAAGGGAAGCTATCAGGAGATAGGACTTGTTGCTTGTTTCTGAAACCTCTTGTGACTCTTTGGGTCCCTCACTCTGCCCAACATATAGAAAACACTCCatcaatatgtattatttatatacacacatacactacaTAAAATGGGAGCCTTTCCCATACCTTTTGTAGCAAGattattgaaagctttttatcGACTACTCTTATAGCAGGGAGGTGAATTTCTTCCTTCATAAATTTTTCCTaagacttcctttttttctttttttgtggcgtGGGGGTGgaaagatcttgctctgtcacccaggctggagtgcagtggcacaatcttggctcactgcagcctctgcgtCCCAGGATTAaacaatcctccaacctcagatttccaagtggctgggatcatAGGCAAAACTGacccaatttttaattttttttgtagagatgggatctcaccatattgtccagcctggtcttgatctcctgggcttgagtgattctcccacctcagcctctcaaagtgttgctactacaggcatgagccactgcacctggccaagatttcTCTTAATTTCCCTACAACACTTGATTTCTAATTGGCAGCTCACAGGTTAGAATTACCATGGCTCTAATTGTTTCACAATTAGAACAGGGACAACTTCCCACCCCATcgtatttcattttctcaaaacCTCTGGACAGATGATTGACTTGTTCTCTTAGccacattctctttcttctcatagGAGATGGGATTAAAAACAACATTTTGAATCTTCAGGAAAAGGGGTTAAGTTACCTTTCGCAAGAAGTGCTTCGTTGCTGGCAGATTTGGAAACAAAGGATCCGGGATTTAACTGTGAGTCAGGATTATGTCATGAACCTTCAAGAAGAGTGTTCCCCACATTTAGAAGATGTTTCCCTCTGTGAAGAGTGGGCAGGCGTGTCTCTTcagatttctaaaaatgaaaactatgtaGTAAATGCCATTATCAAAAATCAAGATATCACAGCATGGCAAGGCCTGACACAGGTTCTTACCCCAGAATCGTGGAGGAAAGCCAACATAATGACCGAGCCCCAGAACTCTCAGGGAAGATATAAGGGAATTTACATGGAAGAGAAATTGTATAGACGTACTCGGCATGATGGCAGCCTCAATTGGACCGCACGTGATCATCATGAGTCCCAAGAATGTAAAGGAGAGGACCCTGGTAGACACCCCGACTGTGGGAAAAACTTGGGTATGAAATCAACAGTTGAACAACATAATGCGGCCCGTGTAGTACCACAGCCTTTCACATGTAATAACTGTGGGGTGGCCTTTGCAGATGATACAGATCCTCGTGTCCATCACAGCGCTCACCTAGGAGAAAAATCTTATAAATGTGACCAGTATGGAAAGAACTTTATTCAGAGCCAAGATCTTATTGTTCATTGTAAAACCCACTCAAGCGAGACTCCCTATGAGTTCCACGAATGGCCTATGGGCTGCAAACAGAGCTCACACCTTCCCAGATATCAGAAAGTCCCCCCGGGAGACaaaccctacaaatgtaaagaatgtggcaagGGCTTCAGGCGCAACTCCTCCCTTCACAACCATCATCGAGTCCACACAGGAGACATGCCCTACAAATGCGACGTATGTGGGAAAGGGTTTGGATTTAGGTCACTTCTTTGTATTCATCAGGGAGTACACACAGGGAAAAAGCCCTATAAATGTGATGAGTGTGGGAAGGGCTTTGATCAGAGCTCCAACCTTCTTGTCCATCAGCGagtccacactggagagaagccctacAAATGCAGTGAGTGTGGCAAGTGCTTTAGTTCAAGCTCCGTTCTTCAAGTCCACTGGAGGTTTCACACAGGGGAGAAACCTTATAGGTGTGGTGAGTGTGGAAAGGGCTTCAGCCAAAGTACACACCTTCACATTCACCAGAGAGTCCACACAGGGgagaaaccatacaaatgcaATGTGTGTGGAAAGGATTTTGCATATAGCTCTGTTCTTCACACTCATcagagagttcacactggagaaaaaccataTAAATGCGAAGTGTGTGGAAAGTGCTTTAGTTACAGCTCATATTTTCACTTACATCAAAGAGATCACAACAGAGAGAAACCATATAAATGTGATGAGTGTGGTAAAGGCTTCAGTCGGAATTCAGATCTTCATGTTCATCTCAGAGTCCACACAGGAGAGAGGCCCTATAAGTGTAAGGCATGTGGTAAGGGCTTCAGTCGTAATTCATACCTCCTTGCCCATCAGAGAGTGCATATAGATGAGACACAGTACACACATTGTGAGCATGGCAAGGACCTTCTGACTCATCAAAGACTATGTGAGCAGAGAGAAACATTATAAACATAGTAAGTCAGGGTTAAATTAGGAAAACAGAAGCCACACTGTATTCCAGATGATAGAGGCTTACTCAGCCTGTGGGAGGGCTGGAGGAGCAAAAGACAGCAACACTGCCATCGATGATGTCAGCCTGCAGCACTGGAGTGTGCCAGGCAAGGATTGTGGATTTCAAGAACTTCTGTGAAGTTCCCATTGACTGCTGTATGCTGCAATGGCAAAGTAGGTGACTCTCGACAAATGGGTGGTTTTTGGTAGTGGTTGTAGTTAAAGGTCAAATTTCCTTTAAAGGGTGTATCCAGGAAGGAAATTCTAATTGGGATGATTATGGTAAGGTCTTCAGTTCAGCCAAAGTCTTTAGATATTTTTTAGTCCCCACTAGAAAAATACTCTCTGTATGAAGAACATTCAAAAGTGTGCTCAGAAATGAAACCCATGCTCTTACTATGAAAGAAATTAGTACTCAGGTTTTCCATGAGATTCTGTACACAGGTGAGAAGCTCTAAAGAAGTGGTATTTGAAGGATATGGCAGAGGCAGTGCTGTGTTTATCATTTCCTTGCAAATAAGGCTCTGTTTCTCAGTAACCCCTGCAGTTAAGAATGTGCCCATGTGATTGAGTTCTAGCCAATGGAGTGTGAGCAAAAGTGATAGGAGCCACTTTCTGGTCTAACCTTTACACACATCCTCAGGCTTCTCTATCCCTGCCAAGGTGACCTTGGAGGCTGCTTATTCCAGACTGGGTTGATAGAAGGTCACTATCTGATCTGTGTTGGATTTCTTTTtagagtaagaaataaaaattcatcgTGTCTCACCACTGAGATTTTTGGTGGTTTATTTTGTTACTGCAACATTTCCTAGGCTATCTTGACTAGCATGGAGGGATTTTATAGCAATATGTTTCATTGTCATTGGAGTCCATATACAGAAGTAACAATATAATTCAGAGTTCaaaacttttaaatctttaaggCTTGATGTGGCAGTGCAACCATCTAAAATGGTATGGATGCGATTTCTTCAGTGATAACTTCATTCATTGGTGTGTCCACCAAAGAGAAATGTTCCAGATGATATAGCTGTGGTAAAACTTTATGGAAAAGTACAACCCACAGTCATAAGAAATCTCATACAATAGAGAAACTCTGTAATGTGGGATGCTGAATAAGTTTGTCAGCTCACACCTTAAAATGCGATTAAAAATTAACtagaaggccgggcacagtggctcacgcctgtaatcccaacactttgggaggccgaggcgggcggatcctgaggtcaggagatcgagaccatcctggctaacatggtgaaaccccgtctctactaaaaatgcaaaaaattagccgggcgtggcagcaggtgcctgtagtcccagctacttgggaggctgaggcaggagaatggtgtgaacccgggaggcagagcttgcagtgagcggagattgcgccactgcactccagcttaggcgacagagcgagactccgtctcaaaaaaaaaaaaaaaaaaaaagaaaaaccaatattGAGATTAATTCATTGGTGGATTCTACTAAACAGTAAAGATGTGAATTGTAAATAAAcccagaaatgaaaagagaagggaactcccacccacccccagcttGTCTCATGAGGCCAGCATTAAGCTGACAATaccaaaccagacaaagaaattataaggaaagaaaactacagatgaaTATTCTTCATGAACTAAGTGAAAAATCCTGAATACAGTAGTCCCTTGGTATCGGTGGGGAATTGGTACAGGGACCCTTATGGATATCAAAATCCATGGATTCTCAAGTTTGTTATGTAAAATGGCCATAGTATTCTCACGTAACCTTTTCATATCATCCTGTATACTTCAAATTATTTGTATACTTCGAATTATTTCTATCCCTATACAATAAAAAtgccatgtaaatagttgttatactgtattgtgttttttatttgtgttatttttattgtcgtgttgctaatttttattgtttttttttcttaatatttttgatcCCTGTTTCTTTGAATCTGTGGATGATTCTGTAGTCTCCAATGGCTTGAAGATCTCGATGACAGAGATTGAGGTGACCACGGGACCTGGAAAGTGAGGAAAGAAATCCAGGGAAAAAGATGTCAAGCAAAGAATTGCCCCTTATTCTACATTAAACTCGGCCCAAATTTCAGACTGACTGacacccagaatatataaagacttGTACAATACAATATTAAAGAGCCCAACATCTCAATTATAATGGGCTTGAACAGTTACTttacaaaggaagacatacaaattgttAATATAGCCCGTGAAGAAGTATGACATTATTGATCACcaggaaaaagcaaatgaaaactgcagagaGATACAACTACACAACCACCAGAATGGCAGATATTAAAAATACTGATAACAGGCCAGGCGcactggttcacacctgtaatcacagcacgttgggaggccgaggtgggcagatcatccaaggtcaggagttcaagactagcctggccaacatggaaaaaccccatctctactaaaaatacaaaaattagctaggcatggtggcaggtgcctgtaatcccagctactcgggaggctgaggcatcacttgaacccaggaggcagaggttgcagtgagccaagatcatgccactacacttcagcctgcatgacaagagtgaaactccgtctcaaaaaaaaaaaaaaaaatttacagataaCAGCAAATGCTTGTTAGGAttcaaaacaatcagaaattgcACATATTTTGGGAGGCAATGTAAAATTAATCTTTTGGGAGATGATCTGGTGGTTTCTTAAGCAGTTAAACACATCAAGCAATTCTAATCATAGATATTTAttccagagaaaagaaagcatatgCCTGCAAAAAGACTTTTATAAGTATGCTGCAGGatctttattcataaaaatatttaaacaattaaaatgtaagTAAGCTTCCAAAGACATATATTCATGCAATAGAACAtcactcagtaataaaaaggatcAAATGACTGATATGTGcatcaacatggatggatcttAAAAACACTCTGCTCAAAGAATTGT contains:
- the ZNF285 gene encoding zinc finger protein 285 isoform X1, whose protein sequence is MRRGTGRMLQATLFGMLGSAFPESCPFQKEDDMIKFQERVTFKDVAVVFTKEELALLDKAQINLYQDVMLENFRNLISVGDGIKNNILNLQEKGLSYLSQEVLRCWQIWKQRIRDLTVSQDYVMNLQEECSPHLEDVSLCEEWAGVSLQISKNENYVVNAIIKNQDITAWQGLTQVLTPESWRKANIMTEPQNSQGRYKGIYMEEKLYRRTRHDGSLNWTARDHHESQECKGEDPGRHPDCGKNLGMKSTVEQHNAARVVPQPFTCNNCGVAFADDTDPRVHHSAHLGEKSYKCDQYGKNFIQSQDLIVHCKTHSSETPYEFHEWPMGCKQSSHLPRYQKVPPGDKPYKCKECGKGFRRNSSLHNHHRVHTGDMPYKCDVCGKGFGFRSLLCIHQGVHTGKKPYKCDECGKGFDQSSNLLVHQRVHTGEKPYKCSECGKCFSSSSVLQVHWRFHTGEKPYRCGECGKGFSQSTHLHIHQRVHTGEKPYKCNVCGKDFAYSSVLHTHQRVHTGEKPYKCEVCGKCFSYSSYFHLHQRDHNREKPYKCDECGKGFSRNSDLHVHLRVHTGERPYKCKACGKGFSRNSYLLAHQRVHIDETQYTHCEHGKDLLTHQRLCEQRETL
- the ZNF285 gene encoding zinc finger protein 285 isoform X3 yields the protein MIKFQERVTFKDVAVVFTKEELALLDKAQINLYQDVMLENFRNLISVGDGIKNNILNLQEKGLSYLSQEVLRCWQIWKQRIRDLTVSQDYVMNLQEECSPHLEDVSLCEEWAGVSLQISKNENYVVNAIIKNQDITAWQGLTQVLTPESWRKANIMTEPQNSQGRYKGIYMEEKLYRRTRHDGSLNWTARDHHESQECKGEDPGRHPDCGKNLGMKSTVEQHNAARVVPQPFTCNNCGVAFADDTDPRVHHSAHLGEKSYKCDQYGKNFIQSQDLIVHCKTHSSETPYEFHEWPMGCKQSSHLPRYQKVPPGDKPYKCKECGKGFRRNSSLHNHHRVHTGDMPYKCDVCGKGFGFRSLLCIHQGVHTGKKPYKCDECGKGFDQSSNLLVHQRVHTGEKPYKCSECGKCFSSSSVLQVHWRFHTGEKPYRCGECGKGFSQSTHLHIHQRVHTGEKPYKCNVCGKDFAYSSVLHTHQRVHTGEKPYKCEVCGKCFSYSSYFHLHQRDHNREKPYKCDECGKGFSRNSDLHVHLRVHTGERPYKCKACGKGFSRNSYLLAHQRVHIDETQYTHCEHGKDLLTHQRLCEQRETL
- the ZNF285 gene encoding zinc finger protein 285 isoform X2, with protein sequence MIRPRGWESCPFQKEDDMIKFQERVTFKDVAVVFTKEELALLDKAQINLYQDVMLENFRNLISVGDGIKNNILNLQEKGLSYLSQEVLRCWQIWKQRIRDLTVSQDYVMNLQEECSPHLEDVSLCEEWAGVSLQISKNENYVVNAIIKNQDITAWQGLTQVLTPESWRKANIMTEPQNSQGRYKGIYMEEKLYRRTRHDGSLNWTARDHHESQECKGEDPGRHPDCGKNLGMKSTVEQHNAARVVPQPFTCNNCGVAFADDTDPRVHHSAHLGEKSYKCDQYGKNFIQSQDLIVHCKTHSSETPYEFHEWPMGCKQSSHLPRYQKVPPGDKPYKCKECGKGFRRNSSLHNHHRVHTGDMPYKCDVCGKGFGFRSLLCIHQGVHTGKKPYKCDECGKGFDQSSNLLVHQRVHTGEKPYKCSECGKCFSSSSVLQVHWRFHTGEKPYRCGECGKGFSQSTHLHIHQRVHTGEKPYKCNVCGKDFAYSSVLHTHQRVHTGEKPYKCEVCGKCFSYSSYFHLHQRDHNREKPYKCDECGKGFSRNSDLHVHLRVHTGERPYKCKACGKGFSRNSYLLAHQRVHIDETQYTHCEHGKDLLTHQRLCEQRETL